One Dioscorea cayenensis subsp. rotundata cultivar TDr96_F1 chromosome 19, TDr96_F1_v2_PseudoChromosome.rev07_lg8_w22 25.fasta, whole genome shotgun sequence genomic window, AATCACGgtgatttaatgatttttaagaaaataaatcctTTATCATGCAACTCTGGAGGAGAATAAATAATGTTCTTTTCATAGAGAATTCATaccaatattaataaatagtgTGCAGTGCATGAATAAAATTGATGAATAATTTTGTGAGAGCAAGGTTTTAGATTCCCACTGTTCCATACATTTTGTAATAAGTTACCACTAAACATCTGAATGGTTTCTCGTGTTGCAATGTTTTGCTTACCTACCTTGACATGTAAATATGCATTATTGCCCAAGTGGGAAGTTTGTAGTcatgcattatttttctctGTCGTGCACAAGTGGgaattttgcaattaaatttttaaacatttgcTGTCATAAATAATCAGAGGCAAGCCTAACAttctcataaataaaaattaatacagAAATAATAAATGTGCATTGAAACAGAGATAAgttgtccatatatatattactgtGAGAAAGTACTACAATTTGATCTTGGAACATGCACTCTGTCCATAAGGAAGGCAAGTTGTATGTGCTGTATGGTCACGGGAAGCAACACTTATGTCAGTTATATATATGACAGATTCCATTATGACTCTTACTTGTGGTATCATCCATTCATGCAaacactttttcaaaaaaaaaaagtaaaaagaaaaaagaaaagttcatTCATGCAAGTTGTGGTGTTATCTGAAGAGCAGTAGTGccaaattattatgttttaactTAGACTACCATTACAGAGAATGCTTCTTTGCTAGAGAGagggagaaaaaaagaatatgtCAAAGTTGGATATGGTGCATTGATGCAAGGTATGtacctttatatttttatttttttctgggTATTATCACAATGATTTCTGGTATGGCTTTCCGGGTGTCTCTTGTCCTTGGATGTTCCCTGTGGAATCTCTTGTTAATGACACTCAGAAAAGGCTGTCTAGCAGTTATTTATACTCTCGGTAATTGTCTCATAATTGTTAAACAACTAGTGCACAATATCATGACATTAACACATATGGAAAATTAGCAGAAATTATGAGATTATTTGGGAGTTTTGTGAACTTTAGACATGTTTTAGCAAGTGATAAAGACATGAGAACTCAGCACAAAATAAGttatgttggtttttttttttcttagttttgaACTCAAAAATTGGAGGGAGCGAGATATtatgaattatataataaaagtaaactttttttataagagGTGTTTTTTGTCCTCTTAAAAATTggaattcaaaattatttatttaagtaacataaatttttatcatttagatTATAaccttgttgatcttgttggtTCTAGAAGAAGGTTTGAGTGCACTTTGAAGAAACATAATGCAAAAGTGGTTGCCTAAGCTAAAATCCTTGGTATCCAAAGAGATTgacatgaaaattaattaatgcattcttctttttctttttataataaaggtcggaacttttttaaataaaataaaacaaaaacactttAAATAAAAGCCATCAGGATTTTATTTAGAAACACACTCAATGGTATAACTTAtgaattttactttttaatctgctatatttatttatttgaaataatattgCAAGGTAAGCTCAATGACtttgtagtttatttttatctagTGGAAAGGTTAAAACTTCACACTTTATGAATATTACTGATGAGGTTTGtccatattttattaatatatatattgcaatataAAGATACAGTttattgtttgtaattttttattattttttaattttttaaaaatagataaatcatattataaaatgaaagaatataataaaataatccaCTAATAACAGATATGAGAGAGatttacaacaaaaagaaaaaagaaaaaacaacgaaaaaattagatattgagaaaagaatggCTCCTAACCCTGCATTATAAGCATGATTGTGACGCTCACTCGCTCTTTATTTAGCTGGTCATTCTTAGATCTATTCACTTCCCAAATAACTtcaaaatacatttaattatagcatttgatttttataatttctggAGTTACAACAATGTATGATAATaacatgtaaataattttaacaatcATCAAAGAAGAGGACAATCACTAAGAATAAGTAgagtatttattttcttaatttatttttataccaTTTATATGTTCtcataaatcaattattttaattagaatattacattttaaaatgatcgaacattttaaattaaaaactaaattaaaaaaaaaaaaataaaatcgtTCCCTCCTTCTCTTGAACAAGAATGCAACGTTCAAAAACAGACCGAGTTTTGAGAGTGACCCCcatccttctctctctctctcgatctcgATCTCGACATCCAATCCCTTTTGTCGTCATCCCCCTTTTCCTCTTCCTTCTCGATGCTCCAAGCTCGTTAATGGCTTCCTCCCTCGAAGATCTCCTCGTCCAAGAAGGTTTCCACCGTCCCAAGCCTCGCAGGTCCAAGTCCAAGCTCTCTGATGCCTCTCACCCTCCTCCCGCTCCGGCCACCATTTGCAATAATCGAAGGAGCGTCGAACTTTACGAGAAGAAGGACTTGCCGAGCTTCTCCTCCATGAACTCCGGCCACGACCGTGAACAGCCGCTCATCGATGAGGTTGCCGTCCGCGCTGTGGTCTCGATCCTATCCAGCTATGCCGGAAGGTTCTCGAAAGATGGAGAGTTCCGCGAGAGGGTGCGGGAACGGTGCATGGTTTGCCTGGCGGTGAGCAAGGGCGCCGCGCACGCCGTGCTCACCAACCTTGAGCTTGGTATGGACAACATCGAGCGGCTGGCTGGGGACCCTCCCGGCTCCAAGGAATCCAAGATCAGATCCTTGCGCAACTCGATCCGGCTTCTGAGCATTGTGGCGTCTCTGAACTCTCCTAGGTCGAAGAGAAATGGGTTCACTTGCGGTGTTCCCAATTCCCACCTCTCGGCCATCGCGCAGCTCTACCTCGCGTTTGTCTACCGGATTGAGAGGAATGACCGGCTCTCTTCAAGGCATCTCCTCCAGATGTTCTGCGACGCACCCTTCTTAGCTAGAAGGAATCTATTGCCAAACCTTTGGGAGCACTTCTTTCTTCCCCATTTATTGCATCTTAAGGTATGGTATGCAAAGGAAGAGGACGTTGTCTCTGGGTGGGATGCAGAGGAGAAGGATCATCGATTGAAGATGCTGAGCAGGGTGTACAATGATTCCTTGGATGCTGGCACTGTGAAGTTCGCATTGTATTACAAGGAATGGCTCAATGTTGGTGGTGAAGCTCCTCCACTTCCATCTGTGCCTTTGCCTTCAAGACCTGAGAGTATAGAGCCGGTGGTGATGACTTCCATAGTGGCAATCTCCAGCTCTAAAAATGCAGGCTTGTGCGTGAgatgtgtttttcttgttttgctgcatatttgtggtttttttctAATCCTGTTATGATCTGATTTccttgctctttttttttaaccttcccTTCTTACTTTTGCATAATTGTGGGCCTGTGAGAtgtgttcttcttgttttgctGCATATTTGTGGTTTGTTTTGTCCTTGTTATGCTTTTATTTCCTTGTTTGTTTACTTTGCCTTCTTACTTGGCATACGTATTGATTTGTAAGATGTGTTCTTGTTTTGCTGCATATTTGTGGTATGTTTTATCCTTGGTACGCTTTTATTTCCTTGTTTGTTTACTTTGGCTTCTTGCTTTGCATAGGTATCAAGCTGTGTTTGGCTCTTCATTGGAAAGAGATGGTGTTGGTGATCAAATTACGATCAAATTacacaaagagaaagaagaggtcttgaatgaaaaaaatagtgagCCTGAAGATAGTGTTCACGTGAGACCTTATCTCTCTTCTCCCTTTGTTTCTTATTTCTGTTCATGTGATCTTGAATTAGGTAGACTTGATTTGGTTAATTCTGGCTGCTAatcttttttccttgttttctattaaaaaaaaaaaaaaatcttttccgTTGTTTCCTAAAGTAGTAAACCAAGTAAATAATTTTCTTGGCATAAGTCGTTGTATATTTAACTTTCAATTGTTCTTGTTCCTCAGAAAATGCATTTTTACTAATGTTATCAAAATCTGGAGGATAGATTGTTGTGTTGAAGTGTTGGAAGCTTAGTATTGTTTGGAGCTTTAGCTGGTTTTATCTTCAGAGCTGATTATGCCCTTTCATTTTTATCTTGCTTTTTGCGTAGATATTTGTCTTTGATAAGCTAGCAAGTTTAGGGAGTCCTGAAgttttggtttctttgttgaatAGACAGATTGACAAAGAGCTTCCTCAGAGGCCTTCTAATAATACTGTAGAACAACAGCCACCTGTTGAAGTAAAGCCAGAACCTCGCAGATCGCATTCATTCCAGTTATATTCATGTATGAATCATTCTAACAAATTCTTGGTCCATGAAACTGAAATTGCCAAGAATAAACCTGCCAGATCAAAGAGAACCACTCCTCCCAAGTCAAAGCAAACCGCTCCTCTGCCTGACCTTGATCAAGCCATTGCCTTGCTTTCCAACTCCAATAGCCTAAGCTACTGTAAAGTTGCAATCCGTTGTGTTGCCAAAGCCTGGTTAGACTCGCATGGCGACTCTCATGTGAAGAAAGCACTCTCAACTTCCTCAGTAATCCAGGGAATATTAGATTTACTGTTTACCTGTAAAGACAATGAGGTATTAGAGTTAGCAATGTCCATTTTAGCAGAATTGGTTGTGATGAATGAAGTGAACAGACAGGTGGTGCTCAATGCAGATCCACAGCTTGAGATTTTCTTGAGACTCTTGAGAAGTGACACACTATGTTTGAAAGGAGCAGTACTGCTATATATGCTGAAACCGAAGGCAAAGCAGATGCTATCTCCAGGTTGGATGCCTACTGTATTGCGTGTTCTAGAATGCGGTGATCAGCCACAGACCTTGTTTAGTGTGCAATCCACTCCGAAACTAGCTGCATTTTACTTCCTGGACCAGCTTCTTATGGGGTTTGATGTGGATCGAAATGTAGAGAATGGGAAGCAATTGGTTGCACTTGGTGGTCTGGACATGTTGATCAGAAGTCTTGAGATTGGTGAGGACCATGAGAGAAGGATTTCTGCTTCACTTCTGGCTAAATGTGTCCAAGCAGAAGGGAGCTGTAGGGACTACTTGGCTgctaacataaaaaaagcttcaATTATTGAGCTCCTACAAGGGAATCAATTGAAATCTGACGGCGTTGCCCTTTCTTTGTTGGCAGAATTAATCTGTCTCAGCAGGTATATCCCAAGTAGTATTTTCGTAGCTTTTGGTTTATATTGTTATCTTGCCAGCTTCGTAGCAGATAAGAATCATCTTTTAGTAgctatgatatatttttaaaaaatcggAATTCTTTCTAGCAAGATATCAATACCCAATTATTTTCAAGGCTTCAATTAATTTCGGTATGGCCTTGCATCAAGCAGAAGAACACAGATCACTAAATTTCTGGATGAACTAAAGAAGGAGGGGTTTTTGAATACAATGCACATTCTTCTGGTATACCTACAACAAGCTCCAACAGAACAACGGCCTCTAGCTGCAGCCATTCTATTACAGCTTGATCTTCTGGTACCATTACCCCTCACCATCCTTTTAATTGGTTTTGTAAGTAAACTGCATTATTGCTTTggatttttgtatattttagttATATTGCAGGGGGATCCTTTGCAGTACAGTGTGTATAGAGAAGAAGCAATAGATGCAATTGTAGCAGTGATGGAACGCAATTCGCATAACAAGAAAGTTCAGGAGCAGTGTAGCAGAGCTCTGCTGCTCCTGGCAGGTCGTTTTTCTAGCACTGGAATGGTCACAGCTGAGGCATGGTTGTTGAAGAAAGCAGGGTTGGATGACGGACCTCAAGATTCATTCACAAGTAGAGAGTTGCTTGTGACTGATTTTCAAAGGATGGTATGCTTCCATTCATCATGGTAGTCAATGTGAAAATTTGCATATCCATCTTTCTCATGAGGATACATAATGACCTTTTTCCAAATTATCACCAGGAGGAAGAGGCAAGGACAAATGAAACCTGGCTTAGAAATCTGGCAATTGTCTTGTTGACGAGTGGCCATAAGAGGCTGCTAATTGCTTTATCCAATTGCATTGGTGACTGGATTCCAAACTTAGCTCGATCATGCCTTGTTACAATTGCATGGATAAGCTGCTCAATCTCCTCATCCAAAGGTGCTCACAGGCTGATGTCTTTTGCCTGCTCAATTCTTGCACCTCGATTGCTGGAGAGCCTAAACTATGATCGTGCACTCGAAGAAAGGGTTCTTGCGTCATTATCACTTCTTCATTTTGCCAAACAAACAGGTGTGTTCCTTGACTTGCAGAGGCTTTCAGACATACTTGTTTGTCATCTTGATGATCTATTTTCAAAGCTGTTCTACTAATAACCTGATGTATAAACAATGCCAGATATCTTGACTAATTAATCCgtgtaaaaaaacaaattttcatttgtttttcttattttctttgatcTCTGTCAACAGATTGCCTTCTTAAGTTTACCCCATTTGGTAAAGAAACTACTGACTTGCTAAAAGACCTCTCCAGAGTAACATGGACTGCACAAGAGCTGCTTTTTGCCTGCTGCTGATCATCTGGGTAACTTCTAATCATCCACTTTGCAGTTAAATTCACTTGATAAGCAGAAAAGCTTTGAGCTGAGAGGACTTCATAATTCTTTGAACAAACAAAAGAGGATGGAGAACTGCAAATGAAATCAGATGTTCAAAGATGCTctgttctttttgtttaaatttgtacAAAACAGTGGAACGGTTATTCAGTTATAAATGATTGAGGATTATGCTGAACTGTGGATCACTTCTCACCAAAATGCACAAATCTTCTGATGTTTGCAGCATAGTCACTGATGAGCTCATTGAACTGTGATGAGTGGTTTGGTCAAGATTGGGACGCAGGCGTGgcatatttttagtttatttatttgaatctaGTTCATATATTCTTTTTACGAGATTTTTAGTTATTCAtgtgtcaaaatattttattaataatatataaatatttgtttaaaaaaattaaaattaattatatgttttataaggACAAAATACTAAATCGGCAGCaaacattgttttattttattttatttttaacattagAGTGTCTTAAATGCATCTCAATGGTTAGTGgagtgtgtttttcttgttagtttatgttttatttatttttttaaacttatgtacctgggttttattttaatatatgtagtttatcaatttaaaaaataaaatcaatattatgTGGGTCAATTGATATCGGGTCTTTTATATCGAGTGTTTGTTTCGGAGAGAATTCGAGATCGAACCTCATGTTTTGGGTAAGGTGAGAGCACGTGTGTCGGTGTTGAGTCTTGTTTCCCAGAGTCTTGCTTCTCACACATGCACGTCTCTAAGTTCTGGTGTTTATCACCTTTctcaccaaaaaataaataaattggtttCAAATCCAGCAGAAAACATTTATCACcataataattgttttatttttcctagCGATATTATGAAACAAAATAGATAAGAAGGATTCAATTCAATCCAGAGGTGGGGGTTAGTTGGCAGAGCGCAGGGTGTACTTTGAAACACGTTCAAAACCAACCTTAATTGGGTCCCACAACCCACAAGAACAAGCCCAACAAAATTATGAAGAGCTACTATAGCCAAACTTTACTTTCTGAACCACTTAACTGTCATTTCAGGTTTTTCCTTCCCAATGTTCCCatacttcaaattttattaaa contains:
- the LOC120250166 gene encoding putative E3 ubiquitin-protein ligase LIN-2 isoform X2, giving the protein MQRSKTDRVLRVTPILLSLSRSRSRHPIPFVVIPLFLFLLDAPSSLMASSLEDLLVQEGFHRPKPRRSKSKLSDASHPPPAPATICNNRRSVELYEKKDLPSFSSMNSGHDREQPLIDEVAVRAVVSILSSYAGRFSKDGEFRERVRERCMVCLAVSKGAAHAVLTNLELGMDNIERLAGDPPGSKESKIRSLRNSIRLLSIVASLNSPRSKRNGFTCGVPNSHLSAIAQLYLAFVYRIERNDRLSSRHLLQMFCDAPFLARRNLLPNLWEHFFLPHLLHLKVWYAKEEDVVSGWDAEEKDHRLKMLSRVYNDSLDAGTVKFALYYKEWLNVGGEAPPLPSVPLPSRPESIEPVVMTSIVAISSSKNAGLYQAVFGSSLERDGVGDQITIKLHKEKEEVLNEKNSEPEDSVHIDKELPQRPSNNTVEQQPPVEVKPEPRRSHSFQLYSCMNHSNKFLVHETEIAKNKPARSKRTTPPKSKQTAPLPDLDQAIALLSNSNSLSYCKVAIRCVAKAWLDSHGDSHVKKALSTSSVIQGILDLLFTCKDNEVLELAMSILAELVVMNEVNRQVVLNADPQLEIFLRLLRSDTLCLKGAVLLYMLKPKAKQMLSPGWMPTVLRVLECGDQPQTLFSVQSTPKLAAFYFLDQLLMGFDVDRNVENGKQLVALGGLDMLIRSLEIGEDHERRISASLLAKCVQAEGSCRDYLAANIKKASIIELLQGNQLKSDGVALSLLAELICLSRRTQITKFLDELKKEGFLNTMHILLVYLQQAPTEQRPLAAAILLQLDLLYSVYREEAIDAIVAVMERNSHNKKVQEQCSRALLLLAGRFSSTGMVTAEAWLLKKAGLDDGPQDSFTSRELLVTDFQRMEEEARTNETWLRNLAIVLLTSGHKRLLIALSNCIGDWIPNLARSCLVTIAWISCSISSSKGAHRLMSFACSILAPRLLESLNYDRALEERVLASLSLLHFAKQTDCLLKFTPFGKETTDLLKDLSRVTWTAQELLFACC
- the LOC120250166 gene encoding putative E3 ubiquitin-protein ligase LIN-2 isoform X1 is translated as MQRSKTDRVLRVTPILLSLSRSRSRHPIPFVVIPLFLFLLDAPSSLMASSLEDLLVQEGFHRPKPRRSKSKLSDASHPPPAPATICNNRRSVELYEKKDLPSFSSMNSGHDREQPLIDEVAVRAVVSILSSYAGRFSKDGEFRERVRERCMVCLAVSKGAAHAVLTNLELGMDNIERLAGDPPGSKESKIRSLRNSIRLLSIVASLNSPRSKRNGFTCGVPNSHLSAIAQLYLAFVYRIERNDRLSSRHLLQMFCDAPFLARRNLLPNLWEHFFLPHLLHLKVWYAKEEDVVSGWDAEEKDHRLKMLSRVYNDSLDAGTVKFALYYKEWLNVGGEAPPLPSVPLPSRPESIEPVVMTSIVAISSSKNAGLYQAVFGSSLERDGVGDQITIKLHKEKEEVLNEKNSEPEDSVHIDKELPQRPSNNTVEQQPPVEVKPEPRRSHSFQLYSCMNHSNKFLVHETEIAKNKPARSKRTTPPKSKQTAPLPDLDQAIALLSNSNSLSYCKVAIRCVAKAWLDSHGDSHVKKALSTSSVIQGILDLLFTCKDNEVLELAMSILAELVVMNEVNRQVVLNADPQLEIFLRLLRSDTLCLKGAVLLYMLKPKAKQMLSPGWMPTVLRVLECGDQPQTLFSVQSTPKLAAFYFLDQLLMGFDVDRNVENGKQLVALGGLDMLIRSLEIGEDHERRISASLLAKCVQAEGSCRDYLAANIKKASIIELLQGNQLKSDGVALSLLAELICLSRRTQITKFLDELKKEGFLNTMHILLVYLQQAPTEQRPLAAAILLQLDLLGDPLQYSVYREEAIDAIVAVMERNSHNKKVQEQCSRALLLLAGRFSSTGMVTAEAWLLKKAGLDDGPQDSFTSRELLVTDFQRMEEEARTNETWLRNLAIVLLTSGHKRLLIALSNCIGDWIPNLARSCLVTIAWISCSISSSKGAHRLMSFACSILAPRLLESLNYDRALEERVLASLSLLHFAKQTDCLLKFTPFGKETTDLLKDLSRVTWTAQELLFACC